One region of Oncorhynchus keta strain PuntledgeMale-10-30-2019 chromosome 24, Oket_V2, whole genome shotgun sequence genomic DNA includes:
- the LOC118357507 gene encoding glutamate receptor ionotropic, delta-1-like — translation MELLIICLSLWMLQCNSVASADSIIHIGAIFEENAVRDDEVFQLAISDLSLNDDILQSEKITHSIKLVEANNPFQAVQEGSNVVG, via the exons ATGGAATTGCTGATAATATGCCTTTCCTTATGGATGTTGCAATGCAATTCAGTGGCGAGCGCGGACTCCATCATTCACATCG GTGCCATATTCGAGGAGAACGCAGTGAGGGATGACGAGGTTTTCCAGCTGGCGATCTCAGACCTCAGTCTCAACGACGACATTTTGCAGAGCGAGAAAATCACACACTCCATAAAACTTGTCGAGGCGAACAACCCTTTCCAGGCGGTCCAGGAAG